The following are from one region of the Silene latifolia isolate original U9 population chromosome 9, ASM4854445v1, whole genome shotgun sequence genome:
- the LOC141602188 gene encoding uncharacterized protein LOC141602188, translated as MNFFNNWSISTNSAYHQGGRIWILWQAHEWDINFPEYDAQFIHMTVLHKSTNRRFYATMVYAFNGSTERQSLWANLSRLANNIQGAWAIGGEFNCVLTEDERVGGSISRQDAEDFRQCLHQCEVIDSLTMGALYTWNNKQCPADRVYSRLYRFLVNQDWLNDFPLLYAHYLPEGTFDHTPCVTGTKMYELVRKLKNLKQGLKQLNKTRFADIQSTTEVALTKLTKIQQT; from the exons ATGAATTTTTTTAACAATTGGAGTATTTCTACAAACTCAGCATATCATCAAGGAGGTAGAATTTGGATACTATGGCAGGCTCATGAATGGGATATCAACTTTCCGGAATATGATGCCCAATTTATTCATATGACAGTTCTTCATAAGAGTACCAACAGACGTTTTTATGCCACTATGGTCTATGCTTTCAATGGAAGCACTGAGAGGCAATCTCTTTGGGCTAATTTAAGCAGACTGGCAAATAACATTCAAGGGGCATGGGCCATTGGAGGAGAATTCAACTGTGTCTTGACTGAGGATGAGAGAGTGGGAGGCTCAATCTCTAGGCAGGATGCAGAAGATTTCAGGCAATGCTTGCATCAGTGTGAAGTGATAGATAGCCTGACCATGGGAGCTCTATACACATGGAATAACAAACAATGTCCTGCTGATAGGGTATATAGTAGACTATATCGTTTTCTGGTGAACCAGGACTGGCTCAATGATTTCCCTCTTCTGTATGCGCACTATTTGCCTGAGGGAACTTTTGATCACACCCCTTGTGTG ACTGGAACCAAGATGTATGAGTTGGTTAGGAAATTAAAGAATCTGAAGCAAGGGCTCAAGCAACTGAATAAAACCAGGTTTGCTGATATTCAGAGCACTACTGAGGTGGCTCTTACTAAACTTACCAAAATACAGCAAACATAG